A part of Ursus arctos isolate Adak ecotype North America chromosome X, UrsArc2.0, whole genome shotgun sequence genomic DNA contains:
- the NCBP2L gene encoding nuclear cap-binding protein subunit 2-like, translating into MDRKQQPSRYPLGTVSNDLRILRGDSSLELSQYRDQHFDVDDDEQEKSLEESSTLYVGNLSFHTTEEQIHELFSRCGDIKHVFMGVDKIKKKACSFCFVEYYDRLDAENAMWCLNGTSLDDHIIHTDWDLGFREGRQYGRCRPGGQASNVFREDSDVGRGGSGKQAQAHDKRGVQ; encoded by the coding sequence ATGGATCGCAAACAGCAGCCCTCACGGTATCCACTGGGCACCGTGTCCAACGATCTGAGAATTCTGCGAGGCGATTCCTCCCTGGAGCTGAGCCAGTACCGGGACCAGCACTTCGATGTGGATGATGATGAACAGGAGAAATCACTGGAGGAAAGCTCCACACTCTATGTGGGGAATCTTTCCTTTCATACTACCGAAGAGCAAATACATGAGCTCTTCAGTAGATGTGGTGATATCAAGCATGTATTTATGGGCGtggataaaattaagaaaaaggcaTGTAGTTTCTGTTTTGTAGAATACTATGACAGACTTGATGCCGAAAATGCCATGTGGTGCCTAAACGGGACCTCCCTAGATGATCATATTATCCACACAGATTGGGATCTAGGCTTTAGAGAGGGCAGACAATATGGCCGCTGCCGACCTGGGGGCCAGGCAAGTAATGTGTTTCGTGAAGATTCTGATGTTGGTAGAGGTGGCTCTGGAAAACAGGCTCAGGCCCATGATAAAAGAGGAGTCCAGTAG